One genomic segment of Bacteroidota bacterium includes these proteins:
- a CDS encoding arylsulfatase, which translates to MKKLRINICLFALAGLFLLFGCQKPAAEKEASIDTTGSLDRTILPIKEPTRPSYSELDVRNATPPARFEVNAPEGAPNVIVILIDDMGFAVSEAFGGPVPMPSVERLGNSGLRYTRFHTTSLCAPTRMALLSGYNHHSNNMGVITELATTYPGYTGVRPQTITPMAEVLRQNGYNTGQFGKSHEVPPWEISNNGPQDRWPAHSGFEKFYGFLGGETNQWAPLIYDGVTLIETPKDINYHFTTDMTNQAISWIGTQHSLQPDKPFFMYYAPGATHAPHHAPKEWIDKFKGKFDGGWDKLREETLARQIKLGIVPPDTKLAPKPKDIKDWETLSADEKKLFSRQMEVYAGFAAQTDYEISRLIDAVEESGELDNTIIILIAGDNGASAEGQMNGMYSEMTYFNQVPETVPEMLTHYDEWGSPSTYPHFAAGWAVALDAPFSWTKQVGSDFGGTRNPMVISWPKGIKVHGENRTQFTHVIDIAPTIYEISGIPSPKTVNGIDQDPIEGTSLAYSFNDGNAPEKHTVQYFEMFGNRGIYENGWFARTIHRAPWQFKPDHTLAEDVWELYNTLADYSLSNNVAAQNPDKLKEMQNLFMQQAELYHVLPIDDRSLERMNAELVGRPTVLGNRTSVTYVEGMRGLGTDIFIDLRNKGYVMTAEVEVEANANGVMVCQGGRFGGLTFYIKSGKPAFSYNYLGLETTDIIANQTLKPGKNTIVYNFDYAGGGQGKGGTGTISINGVKVAEGSLTRTQPGIYSVDDLADIGMDEGTWVANYGSTDKFSGKINHVTIEMKK; encoded by the coding sequence ATGAAAAAATTAAGAATCAATATTTGTTTATTTGCATTAGCCGGATTGTTTTTGCTTTTTGGCTGTCAGAAGCCTGCTGCAGAAAAGGAGGCTTCAATAGATACCACGGGATCTTTGGACCGAACTATTTTACCAATTAAGGAACCAACCCGTCCGAGTTATTCTGAATTAGATGTCAGAAATGCTACACCTCCTGCAAGATTTGAGGTGAATGCTCCGGAAGGTGCTCCAAATGTCATTGTTATTCTTATTGATGATATGGGCTTTGCTGTTAGTGAAGCGTTTGGCGGTCCTGTTCCAATGCCTTCGGTGGAAAGATTGGGAAATAGCGGATTACGTTATACTCGTTTTCACACCACATCACTTTGTGCACCTACTCGAATGGCTTTGCTTTCCGGATATAATCATCACTCTAACAATATGGGTGTAATTACAGAACTGGCTACAACATATCCGGGATATACGGGTGTGCGCCCGCAAACAATTACACCAATGGCAGAAGTACTAAGACAGAATGGTTATAACACCGGGCAGTTTGGGAAATCACATGAAGTACCACCTTGGGAAATTTCTAATAATGGTCCGCAGGATCGTTGGCCTGCACATTCGGGATTTGAAAAATTTTATGGTTTTCTTGGTGGTGAAACCAATCAATGGGCGCCGTTAATTTATGATGGTGTTACATTAATCGAAACGCCAAAGGATATTAATTATCACTTCACCACTGATATGACAAATCAGGCAATTTCCTGGATAGGAACTCAACATTCACTTCAGCCGGATAAACCATTCTTTATGTATTATGCGCCGGGTGCAACACATGCACCGCATCACGCACCTAAGGAGTGGATTGATAAATTCAAAGGAAAATTTGATGGCGGTTGGGATAAACTACGTGAAGAAACTTTAGCACGTCAAATAAAATTGGGGATAGTGCCTCCGGATACTAAGTTAGCTCCAAAACCAAAGGACATTAAAGATTGGGAAACACTTTCTGCGGATGAGAAGAAATTATTCTCACGCCAAATGGAAGTGTATGCAGGGTTTGCAGCTCAAACAGATTATGAAATAAGCAGATTAATTGATGCGGTGGAAGAATCTGGGGAATTAGACAATACTATTATTATTCTAATTGCCGGGGACAACGGTGCTAGCGCAGAGGGACAAATGAATGGAATGTATTCAGAAATGACATACTTTAATCAAGTACCTGAAACAGTTCCTGAAATGTTAACGCATTATGACGAATGGGGGTCACCAAGTACTTATCCGCATTTCGCAGCCGGTTGGGCAGTTGCTTTAGATGCACCATTTTCATGGACCAAACAAGTAGGTTCTGATTTTGGTGGTACAAGAAATCCTATGGTTATCAGCTGGCCGAAAGGCATTAAAGTACATGGAGAAAATAGAACTCAATTCACGCATGTGATTGATATTGCACCAACAATTTATGAAATCTCCGGAATCCCATCTCCAAAAACGGTAAATGGTATTGATCAAGATCCAATAGAGGGAACAAGCTTAGCTTATTCTTTTAATGATGGTAATGCACCAGAAAAACACACTGTGCAATATTTTGAAATGTTTGGCAACAGAGGAATTTATGAGAATGGTTGGTTTGCAAGAACAATCCATCGTGCTCCCTGGCAGTTTAAACCGGATCATACATTAGCAGAAGATGTTTGGGAATTATATAATACTCTTGCTGATTATAGTCTTTCTAATAATGTTGCTGCGCAAAATCCGGATAAATTAAAAGAAATGCAAAACCTGTTTATGCAGCAGGCTGAATTATACCATGTACTCCCAATTGATGATAGATCATTGGAAAGAATGAATGCAGAATTAGTGGGCCGACCTACAGTGCTTGGCAACAGAACATCTGTAACTTATGTGGAAGGAATGAGAGGTTTAGGAACAGATATATTTATTGATTTGCGAAATAAGGGTTATGTGATGACTGCCGAAGTAGAAGTTGAAGCGAATGCCAATGGTGTTATGGTTTGTCAAGGCGGCAGATTTGGTGGGTTAACATTTTACATTAAATCCGGTAAGCCTGCATTTAGTTATAATTACCTTGGATTGGAAACAACAGATATAATTGCAAATCAAACATTGAAGCCAGGTAAGAATACAATCGTGTATAATTTTGATTATGCCGGTGGTGGCCAGGGAAAAGGTGGTACAGGAACAATTAGTATTAACGGAGTGAAAGTAGCGGAGGGAAGTTTAACCCGCACGCAACCCGGAATATATTCAGTGGATGATTTGGCAGATATAGGAATGGATGAAGGTACCTGGGTAGCCAATTACGGATCCACAGATAAGTTTAGTGGTAAGATTAATCACGTTACAATTGAGATGAAGAAATAG
- the rny gene encoding ribonuclease Y: MDYMAIGIGAATGIIIGLIIGKFLFAPNKKEREIVRKETDDLIASARKESELIKQKAITESEGIKKDRILEAKEKFLQMKAEVEQERREKVGKLEEQEARMRNRENQLAQEKENYKKKEAETENVRNNLSRQLELVNIRKQEMDKAYTEHVSKLEQIAQLTAEEAKTQLIETLKDEARNKAMAYVKEIIEEAKLKANKESKKIILQTIQRTAAEQTIENTVSVFNLDSDDQKGQIIGREGRNIRALEAATGVELIVDDTPETIIISGFDPVRREIARLSLQRLVADGRIHPARIEEIVAKTKKQLDEHIVEIGERTVIELGISGLHTELVRIVGRMRFRSSYGQNLLMHSKEVANLCAVMAAEMGLNPKIAKRAGLLHDIGKVPEEESELSHALLGAKLCEKYGENPAIVNAVGAHHDELEMTYVISPIVQACDAISGARPGARREILESYLKRIKEMETLALAYDGVEKVFAIQAGRELRVIVEADKVDDKKSEDLSFAIAQKIQDEMQYPGHIKVTVIRETRAISYAK, from the coding sequence ATGGATTACATGGCTATAGGAATCGGTGCAGCCACAGGCATAATAATCGGTTTAATTATTGGAAAATTTCTATTTGCTCCTAACAAGAAGGAAAGAGAAATTGTGCGTAAGGAAACAGATGATTTAATTGCAAGTGCTCGCAAAGAATCTGAATTAATAAAACAAAAAGCGATTACTGAATCTGAAGGTATTAAGAAAGATAGAATACTGGAAGCCAAAGAAAAATTTCTGCAAATGAAAGCTGAGGTGGAACAGGAACGTCGTGAAAAAGTGGGTAAATTAGAAGAGCAGGAAGCTCGCATGCGCAATCGGGAAAATCAATTGGCGCAGGAGAAAGAAAATTATAAAAAGAAAGAAGCTGAAACTGAAAATGTGCGCAATAATTTAAGCAGACAATTGGAATTGGTAAATATCCGCAAACAAGAAATGGATAAAGCTTATACCGAGCATGTAAGCAAATTAGAACAAATAGCGCAGTTGACAGCAGAAGAAGCAAAGACTCAATTAATTGAAACATTGAAAGATGAAGCCCGCAATAAAGCGATGGCATATGTAAAAGAAATTATTGAAGAGGCTAAGCTGAAAGCAAATAAAGAATCTAAAAAAATTATTCTTCAAACTATTCAGCGCACAGCAGCAGAACAAACCATTGAAAATACTGTATCTGTTTTTAATCTTGACAGTGATGATCAAAAAGGACAGATCATTGGACGTGAAGGAAGAAATATTCGTGCATTAGAAGCAGCAACGGGAGTAGAATTAATTGTGGATGATACACCGGAAACAATTATCATCTCCGGCTTTGATCCGGTGCGTCGTGAAATAGCGAGATTGTCTTTACAACGTTTGGTTGCAGATGGAAGAATTCACCCGGCACGTATTGAAGAAATTGTTGCAAAAACAAAAAAGCAATTGGATGAACATATTGTTGAAATTGGCGAACGCACAGTAATTGAATTAGGCATTAGTGGATTACATACTGAGCTTGTAAGAATTGTAGGTCGTATGCGTTTCCGTTCTTCTTATGGTCAAAACTTATTAATGCACAGCAAGGAAGTAGCAAACCTTTGCGCAGTGATGGCGGCTGAAATGGGTTTGAATCCGAAGATAGCAAAACGAGCAGGTTTATTACACGATATTGGGAAAGTGCCTGAAGAAGAAAGTGAATTATCACATGCATTGCTCGGCGCAAAACTTTGTGAAAAATATGGTGAGAATCCAGCCATTGTAAATGCAGTGGGTGCGCATCACGATGAATTAGAAATGACGTATGTAATTTCCCCGATTGTTCAAGCTTGTGATGCAATCAGCGGAGCAAGACCAGGGGCAAGACGTGAGATATTAGAAAGTTATCTGAAACGTATTAAAGAAATGGAAACTTTGGCTTTGGCATACGATGGTGTAGAAAAAGTATTTGCAATTCAGGCGGGTAGAGAATTGCGAGTAATTGTAGAAGCAGATAAAGTAGATGATAAAAAATCAGAAGATCTATCATTTGCGATAGCACAAAAAATACAAGATGAAATGCAGTATCCCGGACATATTAAAGTTACCGTGATCAGAGAGACCCGAGCAATCTCTTATGCGAAATAG
- a CDS encoding cell division protein ZapA codes for MSENNTLININVQICDRPYRLKVKPTEEEVVRKAAKNISDKVKELQEQFAGKDKQDYLAMCALTLSVENQAVHSNHQHVDSEILNDIARMDTMLTKALD; via the coding sequence ATGAGCGAGAACAACACCCTGATAAATATTAACGTGCAAATCTGCGACAGACCTTACAGGCTTAAAGTGAAGCCTACAGAAGAAGAGGTTGTCAGAAAGGCAGCAAAAAATATATCGGATAAAGTGAAAGAATTACAGGAGCAATTTGCAGGAAAAGATAAACAGGATTATTTGGCGATGTGTGCATTAACACTTTCGGTCGAAAATCAAGCAGTTCATTCTAATCATCAGCATGTTGACTCCGAAATCCTAAATGATATTGCCCGTATGGATACAATGCTTACTAAAGCACTGGATTAA
- a CDS encoding phenylalanine--tRNA ligase subunit beta encodes MKISWNWLQEILPTKISVEEASALLTDIGLETESVTQYESVKGGLIGLVVGYVESIEKHPDADRLQVTQINYGSETTVQVVCGAPNVKPGQKVIFAKVGTTLYPTNAESFEIRKAKIRGVSSEGMLCAEDEIGLGTSHDGLFILPDNAVIGSPLKDYFDVYSDFIFEIGLTANHADAFSHYGVARELKAALQIRNIESVDLKTEWMNKKIQPAVNSNFKVLVEDTEKCIRYSGVLIQDVIVGDSPQWIKNKLNSLGLRSINNIVDITNYVLHGLGQPMHAFDANAITGDSIIVKTLPEGISFITLDEKERKLSANDLMICNAEEPMCIAGVLGGLHSGVTENTTSVFLESACFNAKSIAKSERIHNIKTDASSRFIKGTDPEITLRALHLAASLILEIAGGKIASDIFDIYPKPVAPFKIRLRYKRLEDFIAFKIENKEVQEILQAIHIQIIANNETGIDVEVPSYKNDVTREIDLIEEVLRLYGYNNTPVPESIRIPFTLRPSPDKEQLRLNTGKRMSALGFYEIFTNSISRSKYILNFAPTLEKSMVLLKNSLNNELDCLRQTHIFSGLEVIQYNINRKQQNLKFYEFGKTFFKTNNGFDEKEIFVLYLTGFANEESWRTKQQQTDFFELKKYIHQIYTHQKIAFTEKALSNNAIFEYGNGIIVNKQQAGIYGLVNKSLTDAFDIKTPVWYAELDWNIILENSRITAPDFVEIPRYPEVRRDLALILNPEITFSMVKEVADKEGKNVLRDVILFDVYEGKNLEGKKSYALGLTFRDDEQTLTDTTIDAIMQSMMKRYETELNAIIRK; translated from the coding sequence ATGAAAATATCGTGGAACTGGCTGCAGGAAATACTTCCAACAAAAATATCTGTGGAAGAAGCCTCTGCACTTTTAACAGACATAGGATTAGAAACAGAAAGTGTTACACAATATGAATCTGTGAAAGGCGGACTGATTGGATTAGTGGTAGGCTATGTAGAATCAATTGAAAAACACCCTGATGCCGACAGATTACAGGTAACACAAATAAATTATGGAAGTGAAACTACAGTGCAAGTGGTTTGTGGAGCTCCAAATGTAAAACCAGGACAAAAAGTAATTTTTGCAAAAGTAGGAACCACTTTATACCCAACAAATGCCGAATCATTTGAAATACGCAAAGCAAAAATTCGTGGTGTGAGCAGCGAAGGAATGTTATGCGCTGAGGATGAAATAGGATTGGGAACCAGTCATGATGGTTTATTTATTCTTCCGGATAATGCAGTTATCGGCTCGCCTCTGAAAGATTATTTTGATGTGTATTCTGATTTTATTTTTGAAATCGGTTTAACAGCAAATCATGCAGATGCATTTTCACATTATGGTGTAGCAAGAGAATTAAAAGCAGCTTTACAAATCCGAAATATAGAATCTGTTGATTTGAAAACTGAATGGATGAATAAAAAAATTCAGCCTGCAGTGAATTCAAATTTCAAAGTGTTAGTAGAAGATACTGAAAAATGCATTCGCTATTCAGGTGTATTAATTCAAGATGTGATAGTTGGAGATTCTCCGCAATGGATAAAAAATAAATTGAATTCACTTGGCTTGCGCAGCATTAATAATATTGTAGATATCACAAATTATGTGCTTCATGGTTTAGGCCAACCAATGCATGCATTCGATGCAAACGCAATTACAGGAGATTCAATAATTGTAAAAACATTACCTGAAGGAATTTCTTTCATCACATTAGATGAAAAAGAAAGAAAACTTTCTGCAAATGATTTAATGATTTGCAATGCAGAAGAGCCCATGTGTATCGCCGGTGTTTTAGGTGGATTACATTCGGGTGTTACTGAAAATACTACTTCAGTATTTTTAGAAAGCGCATGTTTTAATGCGAAAAGTATAGCAAAGTCAGAACGGATACATAATATTAAAACAGATGCATCATCACGATTTATAAAAGGCACAGATCCGGAAATAACACTTCGGGCATTACATCTTGCTGCATCATTAATTTTAGAAATTGCTGGTGGAAAAATTGCTTCTGATATTTTTGATATTTATCCCAAACCTGTTGCTCCTTTTAAAATTCGATTGCGCTATAAAAGACTGGAAGATTTTATTGCTTTTAAAATTGAGAATAAGGAAGTACAGGAAATATTACAGGCAATTCATATTCAAATAATCGCAAACAATGAAACAGGCATTGATGTAGAAGTGCCTTCTTATAAAAATGATGTAACCCGTGAAATTGATTTGATTGAAGAAGTATTGAGATTATACGGATACAATAATACACCTGTACCGGAATCCATTCGCATACCATTTACATTACGACCTTCACCGGATAAAGAACAGTTGCGTCTTAATACGGGTAAACGTATGTCGGCTTTGGGTTTTTATGAAATATTTACGAACTCTATCAGCCGTTCCAAGTACATTTTGAATTTTGCTCCCACCTTGGAAAAAAGTATGGTGCTATTAAAAAATTCATTAAACAATGAATTAGATTGTTTGCGACAAACACATATTTTCAGCGGGTTAGAAGTGATACAATATAATATCAACCGCAAACAGCAAAATTTGAAGTTTTACGAATTTGGTAAAACATTTTTTAAGACCAATAATGGATTTGATGAGAAAGAAATTTTTGTTTTATATCTCACCGGATTTGCCAATGAAGAATCATGGCGCACAAAACAACAGCAAACAGATTTCTTCGAATTAAAAAAATATATTCATCAAATCTATACACATCAAAAAATTGCATTTACTGAAAAAGCACTTTCCAATAATGCAATCTTTGAATATGGAAATGGAATAATTGTAAATAAACAACAAGCGGGTATTTATGGATTGGTAAATAAATCCCTTACCGATGCTTTTGATATTAAAACACCGGTTTGGTATGCCGAACTCGATTGGAATATAATTTTAGAAAACAGCAGAATAACTGCACCCGATTTTGTGGAAATACCACGTTATCCGGAAGTGCGTCGTGACCTTGCTTTGATACTGAATCCTGAAATAACTTTTAGCATGGTAAAAGAAGTTGCCGATAAAGAAGGAAAAAATGTGTTGCGTGATGTAATTTTATTCGATGTATATGAAGGTAAAAATCTGGAAGGCAAAAAATCCTATGCACTCGGACTTACCTTTAGGGATGATGAACAAACTTTAACTGATACCACCATTGATGCAATCATGCAATCTATGATGAAGCGATATGAAACTGAACTTAATGCAATAATTCGCAAGTAA
- a CDS encoding Omp28-related outer membrane protein, whose translation MKNNIQIICFACSIFILQACTEIGPAIDFTPVDTSLTDTTYVQPLIETPQQRVVLFEDFTGVQCVNCPTAHDKTTELQNLYPDRIIVIAEHNYFAGPYPESNEDYVIPEANELNAYLGPAFGWPAGVIDRYDFAGTGNLTTLLISNYQIFVEDRLDEPTLCNLYMAKEYDADSRQLNVTVKVVYTGTVTDENHLSIMLLEDHIIDLQETLSGINYDYEHNHVLRDMMTPTTGVILNAELIPGRVFEKEFSMALPDNWNDTNVSVVAFVNTFTASNKVVLQSSSINVVD comes from the coding sequence ATGAAAAATAATATTCAAATCATTTGTTTTGCTTGTAGTATTTTTATTTTACAAGCTTGCACTGAAATAGGACCAGCAATTGATTTTACTCCTGTGGATACATCACTTACGGATACTACTTATGTACAGCCGTTAATTGAAACGCCACAACAACGAGTGGTACTGTTTGAAGATTTTACCGGTGTGCAATGTGTGAATTGCCCGACAGCTCATGATAAAACTACTGAGCTTCAGAATTTATATCCGGATCGAATTATTGTTATTGCAGAACATAATTATTTTGCAGGACCTTACCCGGAAAGTAATGAAGATTATGTGATACCTGAAGCAAATGAATTGAATGCATACCTCGGACCTGCGTTTGGCTGGCCTGCTGGCGTTATTGACAGATATGATTTTGCAGGTACAGGAAATCTTACCACTTTATTAATTTCCAATTATCAAATTTTTGTGGAAGATAGATTAGATGAACCCACTTTGTGTAATTTATATATGGCAAAGGAATACGATGCCGATTCACGTCAATTAAATGTTACTGTAAAAGTTGTTTATACCGGAACAGTTACTGATGAAAATCATTTAAGTATTATGTTATTGGAAGATCATATCATTGATTTACAGGAAACTTTGTCGGGAATAAATTATGACTACGAACATAATCATGTACTGCGTGATATGATGACGCCAACCACAGGTGTAATATTAAATGCAGAATTAATTCCGGGTCGTGTTTTTGAAAAAGAATTTTCAATGGCATTGCCGGATAATTGGAATGATACCAATGTTTCTGTGGTCGCTTTTGTAAATACGTTTACAGCATCCAACAAAGTAGTATTGCAATCATCATCTATAAATGTGGTTGATTAA